Below is a genomic region from Trichoderma asperellum chromosome 2, complete sequence.
CGCCACGGAGGAGCTGCTCCTTTAAGGAAGATGCAGTTGAAGAAAATATTCTGGTTGGCTAAAATGATTATTTCTGCTGCGCCGTAATGCCGCGCAAGGGCCGGCGGCACCCCGGATCGCCCCCACACACGCAGTCTGCATCTCGTTCATCTCCAGAGCCAACTAACTGTCTACTCGACAGAGGGAGGACTCAGCTGTGTCTTCAGCCCTGGCTTCAAAGCTCGTGGCACGCGTCCTCAGAGCTACTGTACTGGAGCCTGACCAAAAAAGAATATCTCCGATAGCCCACCGGGGGGCCCGAGCCGCTCGTTTGCTCTGGGGTTTCGCCATTGGCTGCCGGTGCGGGAGGTGCTGGAGGCGCTGAGACTTGCTGTACCGGCAAATATACCAACTACTAGGGAGCTTCCATAGTACCGCTAGCCATTACGCGTAATCGCCAACTCGTCGATGTTTCGCCAACTACATCCCCCCTAAACGGCACCCGAATCATCGACATTGACCGCGCAAGCCACGCTGCCGCGATTCGCTAAGCTAGACCCCAGCATGCCAAGCTGGCTTGCGCACAACTGCGCGCGCCGAATCTACTCGCGACGTCTCGGGCGTCAAAGTGTCCAAGGTTACGTGCAAGCAGCGCCACCTGCGGCTCGGTAGCTGCGATCGGCTCAGCTCATGTGTTGAGAGGGAGCACTttgggcgctgctgctactgctgtgCAACTTGACTACATGCACTGCACACCACCGGCCTCAATCCACTAACATCAATCACGACAAGTCCTCAGCCTTACCGGCAACAGCGTTGCCATTGCCGGCCCCTCTCATCCGGGGGCCTCTAGTCTAGCTGTCGTAACCTCAGCTCGAGGAGGCGCCTTTGCCCAATCGCCTTGAGGCTGTCCTCCAACGGCCTTGATGTGTTGTTAAACCCTGCCAAGCCAGAGAAACAGGTGGATTCGGGGCCTCCGCCAGCTCCGTAGCCTGGCTATATACGTAATGCTATCGCATATTCTCGATCCTATGGGCCCGGGCAGCGATCCTCGGCCGCTGTCCGCGCCTGAATCTCTGCCTCTGTCCGGGTCTCTACCTGCATCTCtacctgtgcctgtgcccgTCTCCGAGACTTTTCCGACGACGGAGCAACAGGCCGTGAGTTCTGATGTTATCGCTACAAGTATAGCAGGCCCTGCGCTGTCGAATCCGACGGCCCAAAGTCGCATCACCATGCAGGCTGTACCGTCGTCAACCACGCCTGGTCCTCCTTCAGCTTCTCCTGGGACGGATATCACTGCCGGCACTGCTACCTCGGCTTCAGATACGACCACCGACGTCTTCGCTAGCAGTGCTACCGGCGAAGCTCCAGTGCCAGCACCCCACCAGAGCCATCAGAACAGCAATCCTTATGCTTGCCGCGACTGTGGGCGCTCATACTCACGGCCGGAGCACCTTGTTAGACATGTCCAGACGCACACCTTGGGCCGGCGCTTTGCTTGCGAAATCTGTAAAAAGTCCTTTGCGCGGAAGGATCTTTTGAGGAGGCACGTTGCCAATCATGAGAACGACTCGCCCAAGAAGCGTCAACGACTGGTTTCAGCTCCCAACTCCAGCCGCGTCACCCAGGCCTGCCGCCCTTGCGCCGCTGCTCGAGTCAAATGCGACGAAACGAAACCGTGCAGACGCTGCGTCAGCCGCAACTTGGCATGTTCGTCTTTCGAGACCAGCCCAGGTTCTTCTACGAACCTTGTTCACCTTCCCGCGAGCGGGCAGGACACTACTGCACAAAATCAGCCAAATAGCGGCCCCTATATAGGATCTGCAGATTCGAATTCTACGCTCCAGAATACCCCTATGAACTTTATCCGCGATAACATAACCAGCAAGAGCAGCCCTCTGTCGCAAACCAACTCATCAAGGCAAGATGACAGCCAGCTGACAACTCCCGACACTGGGGTGGAGTCAGGTAAGTCTTGCGATTAGCTTTGGGGGGGCAGGCTTTGAATTATTCACCACATTAGGGGCCAAAGACTGACGGTGTCCTCATTGGATAGGCCATACTCTTAGCATAGCTCACCCAAATAACTCGACGAAAGCTGGCCCTATGGAATTTAGTAACATTCCCTTCTTCGATTTCCTGCGCGATGTCCTGTATCAACAGCCATTAGATCTGCCGCGGCCAACCGAATCTCAAGGTCCAGCCGTGTTGGATTTCTGCGACGACATGGACATGGATCTTACCGATATGGACTTTGGCCTTCTGGACCACTGGAATCTAGATTTAGAGGATGGCGGTGCTCTGATAACACCTACCTTGGCGGGTCAAAACCCTCAAAACTCGGCTGAAATGTCCCGGATGCGACAGAATCTTGCCAACGTCTGGGGAGAATTGCCCTGGAAGTGGGAGCCGACTGCTAAGGATAGTGGCTATACAGAGCAGGGCAACCTGCCCATTTCCGCCAAGGACCTTTCTAATGCGCAGTTTCAAGAAATCAAGAAGAATCTCGAGCGGGTTGTAGACCAGAAGTTGAATCTTTCCAGCCGCGATCAGATCCTGGCcattatattaaagacttgCCGAGATGCTTCGACGGCTGGCCGGGTGTCCGCCTCATTTCCAACAGTGGACGTGATGGACACAATGATGCAAGTTTTCCTAGCCGCCCATATCCGACAGGTATCGACGTGGATACACTTTCCTACCCTCAAACTAAATTCATTATGGCCCGAATGGGTTGGAAACGCCgtggctgctggcgctgtgcTGATGCCGACCCCGACGTTACGCAAGTTTGGATTTGCTATCCAAGAGGCAGTTCGTAAGTAAAATACATGCGAGAAAATAAGTAGGTTGTTGGAACGGCCGTGTGCTTACATCAAAATCCGCCAGGCATTACCATACCTGCAAGAGTAAGATTCAAAGACCTGACCAGcatatccatatccaccCCAAGGTTAATGAGTTTTGCGTCTAACTCACGTCACAGTTTGAGGATAATAACACCGCTATCCAAAATCTCAGTTTGGTTCAAGCGCTCATTTTGGGGCAAGACGTTGGTTTATGGAGCGGTAACCGCAGAAAGATGGAGATCGCCGAGTGCCATTTGGTGATTCCTGTGACGGTATGGCGGGGAGAATATCAATTGCAAATTATACATGATGCACAAGTACTGAATGATTTTAGATGATGAGATATCGACGACTGTTCCAGCGGCACATGTATCCTACTATTGTGGTCGATCCCTCGGACGAGGGTGAAACATTAGAACTAAAGTGGACGAAGTGGGCAGCTGCGGAGCAATGGAAGAGGTCAGTTTGTGGTGGTTTCTGTTCTCCGCCAGCCTGTCACTAACGTtaaagggagaaaaggctGGTATTCCACTGTTACATCCGAGAGGCCCAGTTATCCATGACAGCATTGACAAACCCCTGCATGTCATATTCTGAGTTGACACTACCACTGCCAGAACGGAAGGAGTTGTGGCTCGCAAAGTCGGCATCTGAGTGGAAGACACTTTATTTATCGGGAACGGCTAGACAACAGAATTCAAAGTTGCCGTCAATCGCTGATGCGTACAGAGATGTACGCCAACTTGCCGAAAACTCTGCACGAATTGACATGCAGTTATCTGTGTCAATCTTTCTCCACGGCTTTTGGTCAATGATTTTCGAATACTCTCAACTAAGCGTGGTGCATCAGTTCCGTAGCTACAGCAAAGAACGGCCCAACCCCTTGCTTAACTCCAGGCGCCAGGAGCTTATAAGAGAACTGCAGTCGTTTCAGTTCGCTTCTTCAGATTTACAAGACATCACCCCTCAAGAACACGTCATTCTCAACCTTCTCATGATGCACCTTTACGTGTCTCTAGACGACCTACAGATATTCTCGGGCaaacaaggagaagaagaggcccgCCGTATGTACCCCATTTTGCAACAGTGGACAGCTAGCCCTGAGTCTTGGTGCGCAATTTGGTGCGCGGGACAGATTTTACGGTATGCCAAGATGTTTGCTCTCGGCCAGCTGAAGGATTTCTACGCTATAGCAGTCCACCATGCCGCACTTGCTCTGTGGACGTATGGTGTTGTGGCTCgagccagccagcagcaagatatGGCATCGCAGTATGGATATGAGCCCATGTACCTGGACGAGGGTGATAATGCCACATCGATTCAGCATTTCTTGAGCTTTGGGCAAGGGAGGCCCCTTATCCAGGGGCCCACGGGGCCAAGCTCGGGAGCGGCACCCGGCGATGCATCTGTTTATGACCCTCGTGCATGCATGGATATTGCGCAAGAGATTTTGCAGACGAATTTTAGAAGACCCCAAGACGCCTTGCCGCCTCTCGTGGAGAACCTCTGCCAGCTAATCAAACAGCTTGGAAACGCGGCTTGGGCAGTCGGCTTGGGGTAGCcatttcaaaaaaaaaaaaaaaaaccataaGAATTTTCCATGCGTCTATAGACCATGTCACTGATCACTGGACGGAGTTTGCGTTTTTaatgtatatatttattttctctgATTTGTCcttctatttctttcttctttggctatTGGCGGGGATAACGCATCATGATATGATACCCGAGAATGGGATGTTAGTGTACGACGGAGACGAGTGCGCTGTGTATACGATGTGGATTGCATTGGATCGATGGGCAGGCGTATGCAACCTTTTACATACgtaaatatatattcatacatgtattttatCTACAGGTATGTAGTATAGATATGGACTACTACATCGCTTGAAACAGATCTGGCTGGCGAGTGTCAGATTGATTGGACACCAGACTAACTGGGAG
It encodes:
- a CDS encoding uncharacterized protein (EggNog:ENOG41), whose protein sequence is MLSHILDPMGPGSDPRPLSAPESLPLSGSLPASLPVPVPVSETFPTTEQQAVSSDVIATSIAGPALSNPTAQSRITMQAVPSSTTPGPPSASPGTDITAGTATSASDTTTDVFASSATGEAPVPAPHQSHQNSNPYACRDCGRSYSRPEHLVRHVQTHTLGRRFACEICKKSFARKDLLRRHVANHENDSPKKRQRLVSAPNSSRVTQACRPCAAARVKCDETKPCRRCVSRNLACSSFETSPGSSTNLVHLPASGQDTTAQNQPNSGPYIGSADSNSTLQNTPMNFIRDNITSKSSPLSQTNSSRQDDSQLTTPDTGVESGHTLSIAHPNNSTKAGPMEFSNIPFFDFLRDVLYQQPLDLPRPTESQGPAVLDFCDDMDMDLTDMDFGLLDHWNLDLEDGGALITPTLAGQNPQNSAEMSRMRQNLANVWGELPWKWEPTAKDSGYTEQGNLPISAKDLSNAQFQEIKKNLERVVDQKLNLSSRDQILAIILKTCRDASTAGRVSASFPTVDVMDTMMQVFLAAHIRQVSTWIHFPTLKLNSLWPEWVGNAVAAGAVLMPTPTLRKFGFAIQEAVRITIPARFEDNNTAIQNLSLVQALILGQDVGLWSGNRRKMEIAECHLVIPVTMMRYRRLFQRHMYPTIVVDPSDEGETLELKWTKWAAAEQWKRLVFHCYIREAQLSMTALTNPCMSYSELTLPLPERKELWLAKSASEWKTLYLSGTARQQNSKLPSIADAYRDVRQLAENSARIDMQLSVSIFLHGFWSMIFEYSQLSVVHQFRSYSKERPNPLLNSRRQELIRELQSFQFASSDLQDITPQEHVILNLLMMHLYVSLDDLQIFSGKQGEEEARRMYPILQQWTASPESWCAIWCAGQILRYAKMFALGQLKDFYAIAVHHAALALWTYGVVARASQQQDMASQYGYEPMYLDEGDNATSIQHFLSFGQGRPLIQGPTGPSSGAAPGDASVYDPRACMDIAQEILQTNFRRPQDALPPLVENLCQLIKQLGNAAWAVGLG